One Pogoniulus pusillus isolate bPogPus1 chromosome 10, bPogPus1.pri, whole genome shotgun sequence genomic window carries:
- the CNOT6L gene encoding CCR4-NOT transcription complex subunit 6-like, which translates to MPKEKYDPPDPRRIYTIMSAEEVANGKKSHWAELEISGRVRSLSTALWSLTHLTALHLNDNNLTRIPPDIAKLHNLLYLDLSSNKLRSLPAELGNMVSLRELLLNNNLLRVLPYELGRLFQLQTLGLKGNPLSQDILSLYQDPDGTRKLLNYMLDNLAVHPEQLPPRPWITLKERDQILPSASFTVMCYNVLCDKYATRQLYGYCPSWALNWEYRKKGIMEEIVNCDADIISLQEVETEQYFTLFLPALKERGYDGFFSPKSRAKIMSEQEKKHVDGCAIFFKTEKFTLVQKHTVEFNQVAMANSEGSEAMLNRVMTKDNIGVAVVLEVHKELFGASMKSLHVDKQLLIVANAHMHWDPEYSDVKLIQTMMFVSELKNILEKASSRPSSPTADPNSIPLVLCADLNSLPDSGVVEYLSNGIVADNHKDFKELRYNECLMNFSGSGKNGASEGRITHGFQLKSAYENNLMPYTNYTFDFKGVIDYIFYSNTHMNVLGVLGPLDPQWLVDNNITGCPHPHIPSDHFSLLTQLELHPPLLPLVNGVHLPNRR; encoded by the exons ATGCCAAAGGAAAAATATGATCCTCCAGATCCTCGCAGAATTTACACCATCATGTCAGCAGAAGAGGTAGCCAACGGGAAGAAGTCACACTGGGCCGAGTTGGAGATCTCAG GCAGGGTGCGGAGCTTGAGCACGGCGCTGTGGTCGCTGACGCACCTGACCGCCCTGCACCTCAACGACAACAATCTCACCCGCATTCCACCTGACATTGCCAAGCTCCACAACCTGCTTTACCTGGATCTCTCATCCAACAAACTCAGAAGTTTACCAGCAGAGCTAGGAAACATGGTGTCTCTCAG GGAATTGCTTTTAAATAACAATCTGCTACGGGTTCTGCCTTATGAACTGGGACGGctcttccagctccaaaccctAGGTCTGAAAG GCAATCCTTTATCACAAGATATTCTGAGCCTCTACCAGGATCCAGACGGAACTCGAAAGCTACTGAACTACATGCTGGACAATCTAGCAG ttcacccagagcagctgcctccAAGGCCATGGATCACTTTAAAAGAACGAGACCAAATTCTGCCCTCAG cttcattCACAGTTATGTGTTACAATGTCCTGTGTGACAAATACGCCACACGGCAGCTCTACGGCTACTGCCCATCCTGGGCACTCAACTGGGAGTACAGGAAAAAGGGAATCATGGAAGAAATTGTCAACTGTGATGCAGATATCATTAGTCTTCAG GAAGTGGAAACAGAGCAATACTTCACCCTCTTTCTGCCAGCCCTGAAGGAGCGAGGCTACGACGGCTTCTTCTCTCCAAAGTCTCGTGCCAAAATCATGTCTGAGCAGGAGAAGAAGCACGTGGATGGCTGTGCAATATTCTTCAAAACTGAGAA GTTCACCCTGGTGCAGAAGCACACGGTGGAGTTCAACCAGGTGGCGATGGCTAACTCAGAAGGTTCTGAAGCTATGCTGAACAGAGTGATGACAAAGGACAACATTGGAGTTGCTGTGGTGTTAGAGGTGCACAAGGAATTGTTTGGAGCAA GTATGAAATCACTTCATGTGGACAAGCAGCTGCTCATCGTGGCCAATGCCCACATGCACTGGGACCCTGAGTACTCAGATGTCAAACTCATCCAGACCATGATGTTTGTCTCAGAGCTGAAGAACATCCTTGAGAAAGCCTCCAGCAGGCCCAGCAGCCCAACAGCAGATCCTAACTCTATCCCTCTGGTGCTGTGTGCAGATCTCAACTCATTGCCTGATTCAG GCGTGGTGGAATACTTAAGCAACGGCATCGTGGCTGACAACCACAAGGACTTCAAGGAGCTGCGCTACAACGAGTGTCTGATGAACTTCAGCGGCAGCGGCAAGAACGGAGCCTCCgagggcaggatcacccacgGCTTCCAGCTGAAGAGCGCCTACGAGAACAACCTGATGCCTTACACCAATTACACTTTCGATTTCAAA GGTGTGATTGACTACATTTTCTATTCCAACACTCACATGAACGTGCTTGGTGTCCTGGGGCCTTTGGACCCTCAGTGGCTGGTTGACAACAACATCACTGGGTGCCCACACCCTCACATCCCTTCAGACCACTTCTCACTGTTAACACAACTAGAACtccatcctcctctgctgcctcttgtcAACGGCGTGCACTTGCCTAACCGGAGGTAG